The region CCGGACGCTGGTCGACTGATGGCCCTCTCCGACCCGCTCACCTCCGGTTCGCCCGGGTCCGAGGAGCCTTCGCTGAGCCGTGCCACGCGAGGGGCCCGCGAGCCGTTGTCGGCGACCGAGCGGGTGCTGTCGGTCTTCGGCTACCACGCCATGGTCTACGCACGGACCTGGCGGGGCAGCATCATCACCCGGCTGCTCTCGCCGGTGCTGTTCATGCTCTCGATGGGGATCGGCCTCGGCGCCCTCGTCGACGACCGCGCCGGCGGCATCGACGGCCGGCCCTACCTGCACTTCGTCGTCCCCGGCATCGTCGCCACCCAGACGATGTGGGTGGCCTGGAGCGAGTCGAGCTACCAGGTCCTCGGCTACATCAAGTGGAACATGGGTTACCACGCCCAGCTCGCGACCCCGCTGCGCGTCCGTGACGTGCTGGCCGGTCACTTCCTCGCCATCACCGGTCACCTCGTCGTGGCCACGAGC is a window of Pedococcus aerophilus DNA encoding:
- a CDS encoding ABC transporter permease — protein: MALSDPLTSGSPGSEEPSLSRATRGAREPLSATERVLSVFGYHAMVYARTWRGSIITRLLSPVLFMLSMGIGLGALVDDRAGGIDGRPYLHFVVPGIVATQTMWVAWSESSYQVLGYIKWNMGYHAQLATPLRVRDVLAGHFLAITGHLVVATSLFMVVAALFGGFDSWWAVACLPIGVLTGLAFTTPIFAFTATQEGDNGFNILYRWIITPLMLFSGTFFPVDQLPVWMQPVAWATPLWHGVEACRAVAGGSVDVLPFLGHLLVLIAYGAVGWLLAERTFTKRLAS